In the Microtus pennsylvanicus isolate mMicPen1 chromosome 6, mMicPen1.hap1, whole genome shotgun sequence genome, one interval contains:
- the LOC142852672 gene encoding uncharacterized protein LOC142852672 — translation MAFSILNIHADGLSLLQRKRGFINFPTSKQLRLLSRARPVTDQPSLRSARSSPNPRAQVDSAGPRPALSAGPTPPRPPGRSPRFPVTQAGRARGGNQPAATQGARRREKERTLDSPRGRDLGPLRKRAGIYLGESASESERRPRPLWRETIIRAGRGGGYGSSSVSSVQGTCRAGGRPAEKTNRCFFFLLLLLPHRNTHKHPSRGPSYRGGIAAGPGTNPPVGGGVPPCGWLVSEQNADRKCSCRNDSLRRRQTLTTTPSSPLHFRHRRRRRSRRRRQSGSQLGLRGIGSRGPGASVAATVTAAFLLGVLVPPWTTAAGAAACGVAPAGRRSPGARLSPA, via the exons ATGGCtttttctatattaaatatacatgCGGACGGTTTGAGCCTTCTACAAAGAAAACGAGGCTTTATTAACTTTCCAACCTCCAAACAA CTCCGGCTCCTCTCCCGGGCGAGGCCTGTCACCGACCAGCCGTCGCTCCGCTCAGCCCGGAGCTCTCCTAATCCCCGAGCTCAAGTAGATTCCGCTGGCCCGCGGCCTGCACTCTCCGCCGGGCCTACGCCTCCCCGGCCGCCCGGCAGGAGCCCCCGTTTCCCCGTCACCCAAGCCGGCCGGGCGAGAGGGGGGAACCAACCCGCCGCCACCCAGGGTGCCCGCCGCCGGGAGAAGGAGCGAACTCTCGACTCGCCCCGTGGAAGAGACCTGGGGCCGCTGAGGAAACg AGCAGGAATTTACCTGGGCGAATCGGCGTCTGAATCCGAGCGGAGGCCGAGGCCGCTGTGGCGTGAGACTATAATCCGGGCCGGGAGGGGGGGTGGCTACGGCTCCTCTTCCGTCTCCTCAGTGCAGGGAACATGTAGAGCCGGGGGGAGACCAGCCGAGAAGACAAATCgctgcttcttcttcctcctcctccttctcccacatAGAAACACTCACAAACACCCGAGCAGGGGCCCGAGCTACCGGGGGGGCATCGCCGCGGGCCCGGGAACCAATCCTCCTGTCGGCGGGGGCGTCCCTCCCTGCGGCTGGCTGGTGTCGG AACAAAATGCCGACCGGAAGTGCAGCTGCAGGAATGACTCCCTCCGCCGGCGCCAAACACTAACAACCACCCCCTCTTCCCCACTCCACttccgccaccgccgccgccgccgcagccgCCGTCGCCGCCAGTCGGGCTCGCAGCTCGGCCTCAGAGGAATCGGTTCCCGCGGACCCGGGGCCTCGGTGGCGGCGACGGTGACGGCGGCGTTTCTTCTCGGCGTCCTTGTCCCGCCCTGGACGACCGCCGCGGGCGCCGCCGCCTGTGGTGTCGCTCCTGCCGGGCGGCGTAGCCCGGGGGCCCGGCTCTCCCCGGCTTGA